A region from the Nocardioides exalbidus genome encodes:
- a CDS encoding alpha/beta hydrolase fold domain-containing protein: MRLADRLRVEAIRASARFAVSYGDGLRFAGRDLPTPERIHVRTRHGRVRVHLYSPGGQDLPIHVHLHGGAFLMRYPEMDDWWCRYVTATAGVVVANVDFEVAPRVAYPVAQQQAHDVAASLAGDGTPVSVGGFSSGGGLAASVALQARDAGSFAPTLQVLGIPALDLSAEPRDGDPGMISPDLRRLVRRVYLPDPASRREPYASPLLAPDLTGLPPAVVLTAERDVLRAEGDAYADRLRDAGVRVVHDVTPGVDHYFLTEDPVRARATMAMVADEIRAAGQAAGAQRGSRPSRARRRSEADASSGTSTASAQTPSE, from the coding sequence ATGCGACTGGCAGACCGGCTCCGCGTCGAGGCGATCCGCGCGAGCGCGAGGTTCGCGGTGTCGTACGGCGACGGGCTGCGGTTCGCGGGTCGCGACCTGCCGACGCCCGAGAGGATCCACGTCCGAACGCGCCACGGCCGGGTGCGGGTGCACCTCTACTCACCCGGCGGGCAGGACCTGCCGATCCACGTCCACCTCCACGGCGGTGCCTTCCTCATGCGCTACCCGGAGATGGACGACTGGTGGTGCCGCTACGTCACCGCGACCGCCGGTGTCGTGGTGGCCAACGTCGACTTCGAGGTGGCTCCGCGGGTGGCCTACCCGGTGGCCCAGCAGCAGGCCCACGACGTCGCGGCCTCGCTTGCGGGGGACGGCACCCCCGTGTCGGTCGGCGGCTTCAGCTCGGGCGGCGGGCTCGCCGCCTCGGTCGCCCTGCAGGCGCGCGACGCCGGATCGTTCGCGCCGACGTTGCAGGTGCTCGGGATCCCCGCGCTCGACCTGTCGGCCGAGCCGCGCGACGGCGATCCCGGGATGATCTCGCCGGACCTGCGCCGCCTCGTGCGACGGGTCTACCTCCCGGACCCCGCGAGCCGGCGCGAGCCGTACGCCTCCCCGCTCCTGGCCCCGGACCTCACGGGACTGCCGCCGGCGGTCGTGCTCACCGCCGAGCGCGACGTGCTCCGGGCCGAGGGCGATGCGTACGCGGACCGCCTGCGCGATGCCGGCGTCCGCGTCGTCCACGACGTCACACCCGGCGTCGACCACTACTTCCTCACCGAGGACCCCGTGCGGGCCCGCGCCACGATGGCGATGGTGGCCGACGAGATCCGGGCCGCAGGTCAGGCTGCGGGCGCCCAGCGCGGGTCGCGGCCGAGCCGGGCCAGGAGGCGGTCGGAGGCGGACGCGTCGTCCGGTACGTCGACCGCCTCCGCGCAGACGCCCTCGGAGTAG
- a CDS encoding DNA glycosylase AlkZ-like family protein — MALTWDDLAAASLARQFPSDPAPDLVGRLTETGPIQSQTARSPFLGLAARYPGTTREEVTEAYESGSVVRGSTIRGTVHTATPDQFAALGAATRVGQRTLWMRMLRLEHGTLEELWTATEAFATDWRSTDALEQHLHDWLVAREGRDDVTGQPAGRYLAFGHGGLVRRPVNGDWSGQGAPEYRFLPPATDPTLADAVRLHLRCHGPSSRQDVAWWSGLGLRHVDSVLDQVDGLVRDDGPDGRTYVDLAGAPAPRELAGVRLLPEFDALMCGYDPAGRVRFSEKAHLDRLWSGANGMVLAPLLVDGRITGYWRATGTAKRRPLEVTWFSRTRKPRRTELEAPVSALGAALGITVTDLSVEREVV, encoded by the coding sequence GTGGCACTGACCTGGGACGACCTGGCCGCGGCGTCGCTGGCGCGCCAGTTCCCCTCCGACCCCGCCCCGGACCTCGTCGGCCGCCTCACCGAGACCGGCCCCATCCAGTCCCAGACGGCCCGGTCGCCCTTCCTGGGCCTCGCCGCCCGCTACCCCGGGACCACGCGGGAGGAGGTCACGGAGGCCTACGAGTCCGGGTCCGTCGTGCGCGGGAGCACGATCCGCGGCACCGTGCACACCGCGACGCCCGACCAGTTCGCCGCCCTCGGGGCCGCGACGCGTGTCGGCCAGCGCACGCTGTGGATGCGGATGCTGCGCCTGGAGCACGGGACGCTCGAGGAGCTGTGGACGGCCACCGAGGCGTTCGCCACCGACTGGCGCTCGACGGACGCGCTCGAGCAGCACCTGCACGACTGGCTCGTCGCGCGCGAGGGTCGCGACGACGTCACCGGACAGCCGGCCGGGCGCTACCTCGCGTTCGGCCACGGCGGGCTGGTGCGCCGGCCGGTCAACGGGGACTGGTCCGGGCAGGGCGCACCCGAGTACCGCTTCCTCCCACCCGCAACGGATCCCACGCTCGCCGATGCCGTCCGGTTGCACCTGCGCTGCCACGGCCCCTCGTCGCGCCAGGACGTCGCCTGGTGGTCGGGGTTGGGGCTGCGGCACGTCGACAGCGTGCTGGACCAGGTCGACGGGCTGGTCCGCGACGACGGCCCCGACGGCAGGACGTACGTCGATCTCGCGGGCGCTCCGGCCCCGCGAGAGCTCGCGGGCGTGCGCCTGCTCCCCGAGTTCGACGCACTCATGTGTGGCTACGACCCGGCCGGTCGCGTCCGCTTCTCGGAGAAGGCCCACCTCGACCGGCTCTGGAGCGGGGCCAACGGGATGGTCCTGGCGCCGTTGCTGGTCGACGGCCGGATCACCGGATACTGGCGTGCCACCGGCACGGCGAAGCGCCGGCCGCTCGAGGTGACGTGGTTCTCGCGGACGCGGAAGCCGCGAAGGACCGAGCTCGAGGCCCCGGTCTCCGCGCTCGGGGCGGCCCTCGGGATCACGGTCACCGACCTCTCGGTCGAGCGGGAGGTCGTCTGA
- a CDS encoding TIGR03086 family metal-binding protein, whose product MTTTTSTSAQNFTTRADTFAAILDGVGDRWDAPTPCDDWTVRDIVVHAIETEREFLERQELDTGTAPDTTDPAAAWRRHAAAVAEVLGRDGVAEREYDGYFGRTTIAATMADFYGWDLVVHGSDIARATGQPWEVSEEEADVLHAAADGWGDALYSEGVCAEAVDVPDDASASDRLLARLGRDPRWAPAA is encoded by the coding sequence ATGACCACCACGACCAGCACGAGTGCACAGAACTTCACCACGCGCGCGGACACCTTCGCCGCGATCCTCGACGGGGTCGGCGACCGGTGGGACGCGCCCACGCCCTGCGACGACTGGACGGTCCGCGACATCGTCGTCCACGCGATCGAGACGGAGCGCGAGTTCCTCGAGCGGCAGGAGCTCGACACCGGCACCGCGCCCGACACGACGGACCCGGCGGCCGCCTGGCGCCGGCACGCAGCCGCCGTGGCCGAGGTGCTCGGACGCGACGGCGTCGCCGAGCGGGAGTACGACGGCTACTTCGGGCGGACGACGATCGCCGCGACCATGGCCGACTTCTACGGCTGGGACCTCGTCGTCCACGGCTCCGACATCGCCCGCGCCACCGGCCAGCCGTGGGAGGTCAGCGAGGAGGAGGCCGACGTGCTCCACGCTGCCGCCGACGGCTGGGGCGACGCGCTCTACTCCGAGGGCGTCTGCGCGGAGGCGGTCGACGTACCGGACGACGCGTCCGCCTCCGACCGCCTCCTGGCCCGGCTCGGCCGCGACCCGCGCTGGGCGCCCGCAGCCTGA
- a CDS encoding DMT family transporter has translation MTRPDATRLPLVPAVAFVLVWSSGYISGPAAVHAAAPFSVLGWRFVIAAVLAAGLALLLRRPTRMDRGTLGRVALVGLVMNGLMFGMMYVAFDLGLGATLASLFHALSPVLTAVLASVLLGERISAVQVGGFVVGVAGVLLVLGSDLGHAGGPVAVGIGCLSMLTLSLGTLGQRWIGARPDLLWSAAVQFAVSAPPMLLLGWTTEGFWPVTDAPRALVSVLFLAIVNSIIGLVLLSLLVLRGGSGAAASLFFLSPPVTAVLAWLVLDETLTPLQLVGLVVAVVGVGAATRTRRVPPRGEDVPLTG, from the coding sequence GTGACCCGGCCCGACGCGACGCGACTGCCCCTCGTCCCGGCCGTCGCGTTCGTCCTGGTGTGGTCGTCCGGCTACATCTCGGGTCCTGCCGCCGTGCACGCAGCCGCGCCGTTCTCCGTGCTCGGCTGGAGGTTCGTGATCGCCGCGGTCCTGGCCGCCGGGCTCGCGTTGCTCCTGCGCCGGCCGACAAGGATGGACCGCGGCACGCTCGGCCGCGTCGCCCTCGTCGGCCTGGTGATGAACGGGCTGATGTTCGGGATGATGTACGTCGCCTTCGACCTCGGCCTGGGCGCGACCCTCGCCTCGCTCTTCCACGCCCTCAGCCCGGTCCTGACCGCCGTCCTCGCGTCCGTCCTGCTCGGCGAGCGGATCTCGGCGGTGCAGGTCGGAGGCTTCGTCGTCGGGGTCGCCGGCGTGCTGCTGGTGCTCGGCTCCGACCTCGGGCACGCCGGCGGGCCGGTCGCGGTCGGCATCGGCTGCCTCAGCATGCTCACCCTCAGCCTCGGCACCCTCGGCCAGCGCTGGATCGGTGCCCGGCCCGACCTGCTCTGGTCGGCCGCCGTGCAGTTCGCGGTCTCCGCTCCCCCGATGCTCCTCCTCGGCTGGACCACCGAGGGCTTCTGGCCGGTCACCGACGCCCCGCGCGCCCTCGTCTCGGTCCTCTTCCTCGCGATCGTGAACTCGATCATCGGGCTCGTGCTGCTGTCGCTGCTCGTCCTGCGCGGCGGCTCGGGCGCGGCAGCGAGCCTGTTCTTCCTCAGTCCCCCCGTGACCGCGGTCCTCGCGTGGCTGGTGCTCGACGAGACGCTCACCCCGCTGCAGCTCGTCGGTCTCGTGGTCGCCGTGGTCGGGGTCGGCGCGGCCACCCGCACGCGGCGGGTGCCACCGCGCGGGGAGGACGTGCCGCTCACCGGGTGA
- a CDS encoding XdhC family protein, translating to MRQRPWVAEPEQRGRILVLSDNPIARCIAVIASTVGRPVLVESADDGGPGLDPQEGDAVVLCDHDAPDAPAVLRNALSSGAVYVAMMASRRRSEGLLEELVAEGHDVSRLHVPAGHDVGGKAPGEIALSVVAEIVAESYGRPGGPMRG from the coding sequence ATGCGCCAGCGTCCCTGGGTGGCCGAGCCCGAGCAGCGCGGCCGCATCCTGGTCCTCTCCGACAACCCGATCGCGCGGTGCATCGCGGTCATCGCGTCCACGGTCGGGCGGCCGGTGCTCGTCGAGTCCGCCGACGACGGCGGTCCGGGCCTCGACCCGCAGGAGGGCGACGCGGTCGTGCTGTGCGACCACGACGCGCCCGACGCCCCGGCGGTGCTGCGCAACGCGCTGTCCTCCGGTGCGGTCTACGTCGCGATGATGGCCAGTCGCCGCCGCTCCGAGGGCCTCCTCGAGGAGCTCGTCGCCGAGGGTCACGACGTCAGCCGGCTGCACGTGCCCGCCGGTCACGACGTCGGCGGCAAGGCCCCCGGCGAGATCGCGCTCTCCGTCGTCGCCGAGATCGTGGCCGAGTCCTACGGCCGCCCCGGCGGCCCGATGCGCGGCTGA
- a CDS encoding helix-turn-helix domain-containing protein, whose translation MSGPHPTDPVDRAHLTGVTRPSPPIHRYAPSDHLADLVDRYWIPVWSLAEPSTQSTLQHPICLVVVSNTYARLYGVARGRSSVTLEGDGYAVGTMLMPAAGRLVLGRSVAELTDTAIDLVEVLPDARLVDDVRAAMEVAPHDPASHLAAIAAMEEWLTGFLPVDEQGLLVNHLVAWLREHPEVTRVGEMADELGLTERSLQRLVEQRLGLSPKWLVQRRRLHDAVEALKAGSTSLADVAAGLGYTDQAHFTHDFRTMTGVTPGEFLRDQPASTKS comes from the coding sequence ATGAGCGGTCCGCACCCCACCGACCCCGTGGACCGGGCCCACCTGACCGGTGTCACCCGGCCGTCGCCGCCGATCCACCGCTACGCGCCGAGCGACCACCTCGCCGACCTCGTCGACCGCTACTGGATCCCGGTCTGGTCGCTGGCCGAGCCCTCGACCCAGAGCACGCTCCAGCACCCGATCTGCCTCGTGGTCGTCAGCAACACCTACGCCCGGCTCTACGGTGTCGCCCGCGGCCGCTCGAGCGTGACGCTCGAGGGCGACGGCTATGCCGTCGGCACGATGCTGATGCCCGCCGCCGGTCGGCTGGTGCTCGGCCGGTCCGTCGCGGAGCTCACCGACACGGCGATCGACCTGGTCGAGGTGCTGCCGGACGCCCGACTGGTCGACGACGTCCGCGCCGCGATGGAGGTCGCTCCGCACGACCCGGCATCGCACCTCGCCGCGATCGCGGCGATGGAGGAGTGGCTCACCGGATTCCTGCCCGTCGACGAGCAGGGACTGCTGGTCAACCACCTCGTCGCGTGGCTCCGCGAGCACCCCGAGGTGACCCGGGTCGGTGAGATGGCCGACGAGCTCGGCCTCACCGAGCGCAGCCTCCAGCGGCTGGTCGAGCAGCGCCTCGGACTGAGCCCGAAGTGGCTGGTGCAGCGACGCCGGCTGCACGACGCGGTCGAGGCGCTCAAGGCGGGGTCGACCAGCCTGGCCGACGTGGCCGCCGGCCTCGGCTACACCGACCAGGCCCACTTCACCCACGACTTCCGCACGATGACCGGGGTGACGCCGGGGGAGTTCCTCCGCGACCAACCAGCGTCAACCAAAAGTTGA
- a CDS encoding aminoglycoside phosphotransferase family protein, translating to MSVTIPPGLLAQRALGKDWSDWLDRLPRLTADLLDDWHLVPDGESLHGYCSLVVPVRDADGVPGGLKITFDGDEESAHEGLALQHWGGRGAVRLRRADPRRRALLLDWLPGPDLGDAWDVEACEVVGGLYGRLHLPALPQLATVSSYVERWLRELDGLGRDIPVPRRYVDQALALGADLLADEAPSVVVHGDLHYANVMADEAGEWLAIDPKPMAGDRHYEPAPMLWNRMDELTGPLAVGSVRDGLRRRFHALVDAAGLDEARARDWVVVRMVVNAGWTVQDAREAQRALTSDEQDWITRCIAITKAVQD from the coding sequence GTGTCCGTCACCATCCCCCCGGGACTGCTCGCCCAGCGGGCGCTCGGCAAGGACTGGTCCGACTGGCTCGACCGGCTCCCGCGACTCACCGCCGACCTGCTCGACGACTGGCACCTCGTGCCGGACGGGGAGTCGCTCCACGGCTACTGCTCGCTCGTGGTCCCAGTGCGCGACGCCGACGGGGTCCCGGGCGGCCTCAAGATCACCTTCGACGGTGACGAGGAGTCGGCCCACGAGGGCCTCGCGCTCCAGCACTGGGGCGGCAGGGGCGCCGTACGACTGCGCCGCGCCGATCCGCGACGGCGGGCCCTGCTGCTCGACTGGCTGCCCGGGCCCGACCTGGGCGACGCGTGGGACGTCGAGGCGTGCGAGGTCGTCGGTGGACTCTACGGACGCCTCCACCTGCCCGCCCTGCCGCAGCTGGCGACCGTGTCGTCGTACGTCGAGAGGTGGCTGCGCGAGCTCGACGGGCTCGGGCGCGACATCCCGGTCCCACGGAGGTACGTCGACCAGGCACTCGCGCTCGGCGCCGACCTGCTCGCCGACGAGGCCCCGTCGGTGGTGGTCCACGGGGACCTGCACTACGCCAACGTGATGGCCGACGAGGCGGGGGAGTGGCTCGCCATCGACCCCAAGCCGATGGCCGGCGACCGCCACTACGAGCCCGCGCCGATGCTCTGGAACCGGATGGACGAGCTCACCGGGCCGCTCGCGGTCGGGTCGGTGCGCGACGGGCTCCGCCGCCGCTTCCACGCACTGGTCGACGCGGCCGGCCTCGACGAGGCCCGCGCACGGGACTGGGTCGTCGTGCGCATGGTCGTCAACGCGGGCTGGACGGTGCAGGACGCCCGGGAGGCGCAGCGGGCGCTGACCTCCGACGAGCAGGACTGGATCACCCGGTGCATCGCCATCACGAAGGCGGTCCAGGACTAG
- a CDS encoding HutD/Ves family protein has translation MSGGRTVRADDVAPRPWPNGGGTTRELARAGDGSWRISLATIESDGPFSLFPGLHRLLTVVEGPVLDLTVDGVPQVVEPQRPFAFSGEAEVVASVPEGPVRALNVIADASVAAYCTVLELGRGSALPLAVDQAAYVITGEARGSLVIGPGEVAGRGTVAVVTVEAG, from the coding sequence GTGAGTGGCGGCCGCACGGTCCGTGCCGACGACGTCGCGCCGAGGCCGTGGCCCAACGGTGGCGGCACGACGCGGGAGCTCGCGCGCGCGGGTGACGGGTCGTGGCGGATCAGCCTCGCCACGATCGAGTCCGACGGGCCCTTCTCGCTGTTCCCCGGCCTGCACCGGCTGCTGACGGTCGTGGAGGGCCCGGTGCTCGACCTGACCGTCGACGGCGTGCCTCAGGTCGTCGAGCCGCAGCGCCCGTTCGCCTTCTCCGGCGAGGCCGAGGTCGTGGCGTCCGTGCCCGAGGGGCCCGTGCGTGCCCTCAACGTGATCGCCGACGCGAGCGTGGCGGCGTACTGCACCGTGCTCGAGCTCGGTCGCGGCTCGGCCCTGCCACTGGCCGTCGACCAGGCTGCCTACGTCATCACGGGCGAGGCGCGCGGCAGCCTCGTCATCGGTCCGGGCGAGGTCGCCGGTCGCGGCACAGTCGCGGTGGTCACGGTCGAGGCCGGCTGA
- the lepA gene encoding translation elongation factor 4, with the protein MSLKNAPQPGSTDPSIIRNFCIIAHIDHGKSTLADRMLQLTGVVDERASRAQYLDRMDIERERGITIKSQAVRMPWTVPADNEAGAEPGTYVLNMIDTPGHVDFTYEVSRSLEACEAAILLVDAAQGIEAQTLANLYLAMGADLHIIPVLNKIDLPSANVEKYAAELAGLVGCEPEEVLLTSAKTGVGVEALLNEIVVQTPAPVGDADAPARALIFDSVYDTYRGVVTYVRVVDGKLSHRDRIKMMSTNAVHEMLEVGVISPEPVKAGEIGVGEVGYLITGVKDVRQSRVGDTVTSQHHGATESLGGYKHPNPMVYAGLYPIDGDDYPGLRDALEKLQLNDAALTYEPETSGALGFGFRCGFLGLLHMEITRDRLEREFNLDLISTAPNVVYEVVMDDGTQHEVTNPSEYPDGKVAEVREPVVKATILAPSDYIGTIMELCQLKRGNLQGMDYLSEDRVEMRYTLPMGEIVFDFFDQLKSRTKGYASLDYERSGEQAADLVKVDILLQGEPVDAFSAIIHREAAYSYGVMMAGKLKDLIPRQQFEVPIQAAIGARVIARETIRAIRKDVLAKCYGGDISRKRKLLEKQKAGKKRMKNIGSVEVPPEAFVAALATTQPAEKTGKK; encoded by the coding sequence GTGAGCCTCAAGAACGCGCCGCAGCCGGGCTCGACCGACCCGTCGATCATCCGCAACTTCTGCATCATCGCGCACATCGACCACGGCAAGTCGACGCTGGCCGACCGGATGCTGCAGCTGACCGGGGTGGTCGACGAGCGGGCGTCGCGGGCGCAGTACCTCGACCGGATGGACATCGAGCGCGAGCGCGGCATCACGATCAAGTCGCAGGCCGTGCGCATGCCGTGGACGGTCCCCGCCGACAACGAGGCCGGCGCCGAGCCGGGCACCTACGTGCTCAACATGATCGACACCCCGGGCCACGTCGACTTCACCTACGAGGTCTCCCGGTCGCTCGAGGCCTGTGAGGCCGCGATCCTGCTGGTCGACGCCGCCCAGGGCATCGAGGCCCAGACGCTGGCCAACCTCTACCTCGCGATGGGTGCCGACCTCCACATCATCCCGGTGCTCAACAAGATCGACCTGCCGAGCGCCAACGTGGAGAAGTACGCCGCCGAGCTCGCCGGCCTGGTCGGCTGCGAGCCGGAGGAGGTGCTCCTGACCAGCGCCAAGACGGGCGTGGGCGTCGAGGCGCTCCTCAACGAGATCGTGGTGCAGACGCCGGCCCCGGTCGGCGACGCCGACGCACCGGCGCGCGCGCTGATCTTCGACTCCGTCTACGACACCTACCGCGGCGTGGTCACCTACGTCCGCGTCGTCGACGGCAAGCTCAGCCACCGCGACCGGATCAAGATGATGTCGACCAACGCGGTCCACGAGATGCTCGAGGTCGGCGTGATCAGCCCGGAGCCGGTGAAGGCCGGGGAGATCGGCGTCGGCGAGGTCGGCTACCTGATCACGGGCGTGAAGGACGTGCGCCAGTCGCGCGTCGGTGACACCGTCACCTCGCAGCACCACGGCGCGACCGAGTCGCTCGGCGGCTACAAGCACCCCAACCCCATGGTCTACGCCGGTCTCTACCCGATCGACGGCGACGACTACCCGGGCCTGCGCGACGCCCTCGAGAAGCTCCAGCTCAACGACGCCGCCCTCACCTACGAGCCCGAGACCTCGGGCGCGCTGGGCTTCGGCTTCCGGTGTGGCTTCCTCGGCCTGCTCCACATGGAGATCACCCGCGACCGCCTCGAGCGCGAGTTCAACCTCGACCTCATCTCGACCGCGCCCAACGTGGTCTACGAGGTCGTCATGGACGACGGCACCCAGCACGAGGTGACCAACCCGAGCGAGTACCCCGACGGCAAGGTCGCCGAGGTCCGCGAGCCGGTCGTGAAGGCGACGATCCTGGCGCCGTCCGACTACATCGGCACGATCATGGAGCTGTGCCAGCTCAAGCGCGGCAACCTGCAGGGGATGGACTACCTCTCCGAGGACCGGGTCGAGATGCGCTACACGCTGCCGATGGGCGAGATCGTCTTCGACTTCTTCGACCAGCTGAAGTCGCGCACCAAGGGCTACGCCTCGCTCGACTACGAGCGCTCCGGCGAGCAGGCCGCCGACCTCGTCAAGGTCGACATCCTGCTGCAGGGCGAGCCGGTCGATGCGTTCAGCGCGATCATCCACCGCGAGGCGGCCTACTCCTACGGCGTGATGATGGCCGGCAAGCTCAAGGACCTGATCCCGCGCCAGCAGTTCGAGGTGCCGATCCAGGCCGCCATCGGCGCGCGCGTGATCGCCCGCGAGACCATCCGCGCGATCCGCAAGGACGTCCTCGCCAAGTGCTACGGCGGTGACATCAGCCGCAAGCGCAAGCTGCTCGAGAAGCAGAAGGCCGGCAAGAAGCGGATGAAGAACATCGGCTCGGTCGAGGTGCCGCCGGAGGCCTTCGTCGCCGCGCTCGCCACCACGCAGCCGGCGGAGAAGACCGGCAAGAAGTGA
- a CDS encoding AMP-dependent synthetase/ligase, producing MPTTIDTSFLATMPANVAVQFFDRVTASPESEAFRFPRGEAWESVTWKQAGDKVEALAAGLIALGVQPEQRVGIASGTRYEWILADLAIMCAAGATTTVYPTTNAEDTTYILGDSESQVVFAEDDEQVAKLTAHRAELPHVSKVVTFDGKPDGDWVISLDDLAELGDKLLAEQPDVVRTTSAAIAPDQLATLIYTSGTTGRPKGVRLRHSSWVYEGEAIRAQGILSESDLEFRWLPMAHSFGKVLMSTQMACGFAAAIDGRVDKIVDNLGVVKPTFMGAAPRIFEKAYGRIVTMQAAEGGAKEKIFNNAFKVGLQVEKLKLEGKSVPLPLKLQHGLFDKLVFSKVRERFGGNVRFFISGSAALNRDIAEWFGAAGITVLEGYGLTETSAGSFVNHPDANKFGTVGPVFPGSEVKLGDNDEVMIKGPGVMDGYHNLPEETAKTLTADGWLHTGDKGALDADGHLVITGRIKELFKTSGGKYVAPPAIESKFKAVCPYASQFMVFGEGHNYCVALITLDPDAMVGWAEENGMAGKSYTEVVQSDAVQKMVTDYVEELNSHLNRWETIKKWKVLDHDLTIESGELTPSMKVKRNVVQQNNQDVIEALYA from the coding sequence ATGCCGACCACGATCGACACGAGCTTCCTCGCCACCATGCCGGCCAACGTGGCCGTCCAGTTCTTCGACCGCGTCACCGCCTCCCCGGAGAGCGAGGCGTTCCGCTTCCCGCGCGGCGAGGCGTGGGAGTCCGTCACCTGGAAGCAGGCCGGCGACAAGGTCGAGGCGCTCGCCGCGGGCCTCATCGCCCTCGGCGTGCAGCCCGAGCAGCGCGTCGGGATCGCGTCCGGCACCCGCTACGAGTGGATCCTGGCCGACCTGGCGATCATGTGTGCCGCCGGCGCGACCACGACCGTCTACCCGACCACCAACGCCGAGGACACGACCTACATCCTGGGCGACTCCGAGAGCCAGGTCGTCTTCGCCGAGGACGACGAGCAGGTCGCCAAGCTCACCGCGCACCGGGCCGAGCTGCCGCACGTCTCGAAGGTCGTCACCTTCGACGGAAAGCCCGACGGGGACTGGGTGATCAGCCTCGACGACCTCGCCGAGCTGGGTGACAAGCTGCTCGCCGAGCAGCCCGACGTGGTGCGGACGACCTCCGCGGCCATCGCGCCCGACCAGCTCGCCACCCTCATCTACACCTCCGGCACGACCGGCCGACCCAAGGGCGTGCGGCTGCGCCACTCCTCGTGGGTCTACGAGGGCGAGGCCATCCGCGCGCAGGGGATCCTCTCGGAGAGCGACCTCGAGTTCCGCTGGCTGCCGATGGCGCACTCGTTCGGCAAGGTGCTGATGTCGACGCAGATGGCGTGCGGCTTCGCCGCCGCGATCGACGGGCGCGTCGACAAGATCGTCGACAACCTCGGCGTCGTGAAGCCGACCTTCATGGGTGCCGCCCCGCGCATCTTCGAGAAGGCCTACGGCCGCATCGTCACCATGCAGGCGGCCGAGGGCGGTGCCAAGGAGAAGATCTTCAACAACGCCTTCAAGGTCGGCCTCCAGGTCGAGAAGCTCAAGCTCGAGGGGAAGTCGGTCCCGCTGCCGCTCAAGCTGCAGCACGGCCTCTTCGACAAGCTCGTCTTCTCCAAGGTCCGCGAGCGCTTCGGCGGCAACGTGCGCTTCTTCATCTCCGGCTCGGCCGCGCTCAACCGCGACATCGCCGAGTGGTTCGGTGCCGCCGGCATCACCGTCCTCGAGGGCTACGGCCTCACCGAGACCTCGGCCGGCTCGTTCGTGAACCACCCCGACGCCAACAAGTTCGGCACCGTCGGCCCGGTGTTCCCGGGCAGCGAGGTCAAGCTCGGCGACAACGACGAGGTCATGATCAAGGGCCCGGGCGTGATGGACGGCTACCACAACCTCCCCGAGGAGACGGCGAAGACGCTGACCGCCGACGGCTGGCTGCACACCGGCGACAAGGGCGCCCTCGACGCCGACGGCCACCTGGTCATCACCGGCCGCATCAAGGAGCTCTTCAAGACCTCCGGCGGCAAATACGTCGCCCCGCCGGCGATCGAGTCGAAGTTCAAGGCCGTGTGCCCCTACGCCAGCCAGTTCATGGTCTTCGGCGAGGGCCACAACTACTGCGTCGCGCTGATCACCCTCGACCCCGACGCCATGGTCGGCTGGGCCGAGGAGAACGGCATGGCCGGCAAGTCCTACACCGAGGTCGTGCAGTCCGACGCCGTGCAGAAGATGGTCACCGACTACGTCGAGGAGCTCAACAGCCACCTCAACCGGTGGGAGACCATCAAGAAGTGGAAGGTCCTCGACCACGACCTGACGATCGAGTCGGGCGAGCTCACGCCCTCGATGAAGGTCAAGCGCAACGTGGTCCAGCAGAACAACCAGGACGTGATCGAGGCGCTCTACGCCTGA